The following are from one region of the Ananas comosus cultivar F153 linkage group 20, ASM154086v1, whole genome shotgun sequence genome:
- the LOC109725577 gene encoding ubiquitin carboxyl-terminal hydrolase 23-like, with protein sequence MAEDSSAADAAVVAAPAPTVESLFGRRIEFHPARKPSSATAAAASGAIGGGGFRLETLNPGADQRRGPAGPAGPAGAPATAAGKRSEGGEFYEHGLDPELGFRITFRRIGAGLANLGNTCFLNSVLQCLTYTEPFAAYLQSGKHKSSCRTAGFCAMCALQNHVMHALQSTGKILSPSHLVKNLRCISRNFRNFRQEDAHEYMINLLESMHKCCLPSGVPSESPSAYERSLVYKIFGGRLRSQVKCMQCSYCSNTFDPFLDLSLEIAKADSLHKALKHFTGLEQLDGGERQYQCQRCKQKVRAYKQLTINKAPFVLTIHLKRFDSHIAGQKIDRKVEFEPRIDLKPFVSDPNEGDLKYTLYGVLVHAGWNTHSGHYYCFVRTSSGMWHSLDDNQVHQVSEKTVLSQKAYMLFYVRDRSLIVNSSKHPHCENLQFRLITDSNVQTVENGNQSNGNSTSDQLLDETKRKIGVTLGTSEQPKICLNHAPDQCKSSKTDSHDKGTHQHELVSLLTRGLAETTVARWDDIELPMTENLHRVESSVKKSIGYVLDEWDEEYDRGKRKKVKNGKESFDGANPFQDVASMKARKKMKLKVDQTRVGNQPLRIL encoded by the exons ATGGCGGAGGATTCCTCCGCCGCTgacgccgccgtcgtcgccgcacCCGCTCCCACGGTGGAGTCGCTATTCGGTAGGAGGATCGAGTTCCACCCCGCGCGGAAGCCCTcttccgccaccgccgccgccgcgtcgggCGCGATTGGCGGCGGCGGATTTCGCCTCGAAACTCTAAACCCCGGCGCCGATCAGCGCCGGGGGCCGGCGGGGCCTGCAGGGCCTGCGGGTGCGCCGGCCACTGCGGCGGGGAAGAGATCGGAGGGCGGGGAGTTCTACGAGCATGGGTTGGATCCGGAGCTCGGCTTCAGGATCACCTTCCGGAGAATC GGTGCTGGTTTGGCGAATCTTGGTAATACTTGTTTTCTGAATTCAGTTCTCCAATGCCTGACATACACGGAGCCTTTTGCAGCATACTTGCAGAGCGGCAAGCACAAGTCGTCAT GCCGTACTGCTGGCTTCTGTGCAATGTGTGCTCTTCAGAATCATGTTATGCATGCTCTACAATCTACCGGGAAGATATTGTCACCATCTCATCTTGTCAAGAACTTGCGAT GCATATCTCGCAATTTTCGGAATTTCAGACAGGAAGATGCTCATGAGTACATGATTAACTTGCTTGAGTCAATGCATAAATGTTGTTTACCTTCTGGTGTCCCAAGTGAGTCTCCTAGTGCATATGAGAGAAGTTTAGTTTACAAGATTTTTGGCGGTCGTCTTAGAAGCCAG GTAAAATGTATGCAGTGTTCCTATTGTTCGAATACGTTTGATCCATTCTTGGATTTGAGTCTGGAAATTGCGAAAGCTGATTCTCTACATAAAGCACTTAAACATTTCACTGGGCTGGAGCAACTTGACGGTGGGGAGAGGCAATATCAGTGTCAGCGGTGCAAACAGAAAGTTAGGGCTTATAAACAGCTTACGATTAATAAGGCTCCGTTTGTGCTCACCATTCATCTCAAGCGTTTTGATTCTCATATTGCTGGTCAAAAGATTGACAGAAAAGTGGAGTTTGAACCCAGGATCGACTTGAAACCATTTGTTAGCGATCCCAAT GAGGGAGACTTGAAATATACCCTTTATGGTGTCCTAGTTCATGCTGGTTGGAATACCCACTCTGGTCATTATTATTGTTTCGTACGCACATCAAGTGGCATGTGGCATTCTCTTGATGATAATCAG GTACACCAAGTCAGTGAGAAGACTGTATTGTCTCAAAAAGCCTATATGCTATTCTATGTACGTGATAGAAGTTTGATC GTAAATTCTTCCAAGCACCCTCACTGTGAAAACTTGCAGTTTCGGTTGATAACTGATTCTAATGTTCAGACAGTAGAAAATGGAAATCAGTCTAATGGTAATTCTACCAGTGATCAATTATTAGATGAGACAAAGCGAAAGATTGGTGTCACTCTTGGTACTTCTGAGCAGCCTAAAATATGCTTGAACCATGCGCCAGATCAGTGCAAGTCAAGTAAAACTGATTCACATGATAAAGGTACACACCAgcacgagttggtgagtttaCTCACCAGGGGATTAGCTGAAACCACTG TTGCACGATGGGATGATATAGAATTGCCAATGACAGAAAATCTGCATAGGGTAGAAAGTTCAGTAAAGAAAAGCATTGGTTATGTCCTGGATGAATG GGACGAGGAATACGATCGCGGTAAGAGGAAAAAGGTGAAGAATGGTAAGGAATCATTCGACGGGGCGAATCCTTTCCAGGATGTCGCGAGCATGAAGGCAcgaaagaagatgaagttgaaGGTGGACCAAACCAGAGTGGGGAACCAACCGCTGCGGATATTATGA